In Rhea pennata isolate bPtePen1 chromosome 8, bPtePen1.pri, whole genome shotgun sequence, one genomic interval encodes:
- the LOC134143605 gene encoding 9,11-endoperoxide prostaglandin H2 reductase-like encodes MAARPGGGARGVPALPLSNGRRIPVLGLGTSHHGGYSHDAVVYALQKCGIRHLDTAKRYGCESLLQKAIKDSGVKREDLWITTKLWHSDYGYENTKKACVESCKRLGVEYLDLYLIHWPDAHVSGKSNREVRAETWRAMEELYEKGLCRAIGVSNFLISHLEQLEEDCVVIPHVNQVEYHPFQRPQELVDYCRSKNIIFEGYCPLAKGEALTHPTITQLAKKYGRTPAQICICWSIQNGIVTIPKSTREERIQENCKVFDFTIAEDDVEILNGMHDGRHVSWDPGLVV; translated from the exons gtaCTTCCCATCATGGTGGTTATTCCCATGATGCTGTGGTCTATGCATTACAAAAATGTGGCATTCGTCATCTTGACACAGCAAAAAGATATGGCTGTGAATCTCTTCTGCAAAAAGCCATCAAAGACAGTGGTGTGAAGCGGGAGGACCTCTGGATAACTACCAAGCTGTGGCATAGTGATTATGgctatgaaaatacaaaaaaagccTGTGTGGAGTCCTGTAAAAGACTTGGTGTTGAATATCTTG aTCTTTATTTGATACACTGGCCTGATGCACATGTTTCAGGTAAAAGCAATCGGGAGGTCCGAGCTGAAACTTGGAGAGCCATGGAGGAGCTCTATGAGAAAG GTTTGTGTAGAGCAATTGGTGTAAGCAACTTTCTTATCAGTCATCTTGAGCAACTAGAGGAAGACTGTGTGGTTATCCCACATGTTAATCAG GTTGAATATCATCCTTTCCAAAGACCTCAGGAGCTGGTGGATTATTGTAggagcaaaaatattatttttgaaggCTACTGTCCTTTAGCCAAAGGTGAAGCACTCACTCATCCTACTATTACTCAGCTGGCAAAGAAATATGGCAGAACTCCAGCACAGATTTGCATATGCTGGAGTATACAG AATGGGATTGTCACTATTCCAAAGTccacaagagaagaaaggataCAGGAAAACTGCAAG GTGTTTGATTTTACAATAGCAGAAGATGATGTTGAAATTCTGAATGGCATGCATGATGGCAGACATGTTTCCTGGGACCCAGGCCTCGTTGTGTGA